A single Haloglycomyces albus DSM 45210 DNA region contains:
- the cimA gene encoding citramalate synthase, giving the protein MFDTTLRDGAQMEGLRYSVADKMSVARLIDELGVDYIEGGWPGALPSDTEFFERASEEINFKHAKLVAFGMTRRAGIAAADDEGLGALIDSRAPTLCLVAKSDIRHVRHALKASPAENLEMIRDSISYGREYDREVFIDCEHFFDGFRHSPDYATTVVKSSFDAGADVVVLCDTNGGSIPSDIARIIGDLRSRLADTMRPEDIRLGIHAQNDTGCAVANTLTAVESGVMHVQGTANGYGERPGNADIFSVIGGLQTKMGMRVLPPGGLEKMTHTSHSIAAIANMPPNEHAPYVGHAAFAHKAGLHASAIKTDPGLYNHIDPQVVGNDMRILVTEMAGRASIELKSRDLGIELRGQKDVLDRVTKRVKDLEAQGWSFEAADASFELLLDDELPQANRVVRPFTVASYRVIIDHTRDGSVVCEATVRLEVDGEQTITTAQARGPVNALDAALRQALAERFPGLSEINLSDYKVRILAGTSGTEAITRVLTTLSDGDDEWTTVGVDDNIVEASWRALIDALTYRLR; this is encoded by the coding sequence ATCTTTGACACGACGCTACGCGATGGCGCCCAAATGGAAGGGCTCCGTTACTCCGTCGCGGACAAGATGTCCGTTGCCCGCCTCATCGACGAGTTGGGAGTCGACTACATCGAAGGCGGCTGGCCCGGGGCCCTGCCGTCGGATACCGAGTTCTTCGAGCGCGCGTCTGAGGAAATCAACTTCAAACACGCCAAGCTGGTCGCCTTCGGTATGACCCGTCGTGCCGGCATCGCGGCCGCCGACGACGAGGGATTGGGCGCGCTCATCGATTCACGTGCTCCCACTCTGTGTCTGGTCGCCAAGTCCGATATTCGCCACGTCCGTCACGCACTGAAGGCCTCTCCGGCCGAGAATCTGGAAATGATCCGTGATTCCATTTCCTACGGGCGCGAATACGATCGGGAGGTGTTCATCGATTGTGAGCACTTCTTCGACGGCTTTCGGCATTCTCCGGACTATGCCACCACGGTCGTCAAGTCGTCCTTTGACGCCGGCGCCGACGTCGTGGTTCTGTGCGACACCAACGGTGGCTCGATTCCCTCCGATATCGCGCGGATCATCGGCGACCTCCGCTCCCGCCTCGCCGACACCATGCGCCCCGAGGATATCCGCCTTGGCATCCATGCCCAGAACGACACCGGCTGTGCGGTGGCGAATACTTTGACGGCCGTGGAATCGGGGGTCATGCACGTTCAGGGGACGGCCAACGGTTACGGCGAGCGACCGGGAAACGCCGATATCTTCAGCGTTATCGGGGGTTTGCAGACCAAGATGGGGATGCGGGTCCTACCTCCCGGGGGCCTGGAGAAGATGACTCATACCTCGCACTCCATTGCCGCCATTGCGAACATGCCACCCAATGAACACGCGCCGTACGTGGGGCACGCCGCGTTCGCGCATAAAGCCGGACTGCACGCCTCCGCCATCAAAACCGATCCGGGTCTGTACAACCATATCGACCCGCAGGTGGTGGGCAATGACATGCGTATTTTGGTCACCGAGATGGCGGGGCGCGCTTCGATCGAACTGAAGAGCCGGGATTTGGGGATCGAGTTGCGTGGACAGAAGGACGTTTTGGATCGCGTCACCAAGCGGGTCAAGGATCTGGAGGCTCAAGGCTGGTCGTTCGAGGCCGCCGACGCTTCCTTTGAACTGCTCTTGGACGATGAGCTGCCGCAGGCGAATCGGGTCGTTCGCCCGTTCACGGTGGCCTCGTATCGGGTGATCATCGATCATACTCGGGACGGTTCGGTGGTGTGTGAGGCGACGGTTCGCTTGGAGGTTGACGGGGAACAAACGATCACCACGGCCCAGGCCCGCGGACCGGTCAACGCATTGGACGCGGCGTTGCGACAGGCCTTGGCGGAACGGTTCCCGGGGCTGTCGGAAATCAATCTCTCCGATTACAAGGTCCGTATCCTGGCGGGAACCAGTGGTACTGAAGCCATCACTCGGGTATTGACGACTTTGAGCGACGGCGATGACGAATGGACGACCGTTGGAGTGGACGACAACATCGTGGAGGCGTCGTGGCGCGCCCTCATCGATGCGTTGACCTACCGCCTGCGATGA
- the bfr gene encoding bacterioferritin, with the protein MYGDERVIEFLNEQLTAELTAINQYFLHSKMQAHHGWTKLAKASRDESMEEMNHAEMLADRILWLDGLPNFQRLFPLRIGQSVTEMYQSDRELEVEAIDRLRRGVEYMESARDYTSREIFVTILKDEEEHIEHIDTQLELIEKLGEDMYIQTLLTSPDEPQTGV; encoded by the coding sequence ATGTACGGAGACGAGCGCGTCATCGAATTCCTCAATGAGCAGCTCACGGCAGAATTGACTGCCATCAATCAGTATTTCCTGCATTCGAAAATGCAGGCCCACCATGGATGGACCAAACTAGCCAAAGCCAGTCGGGACGAGTCCATGGAGGAAATGAATCATGCCGAAATGCTGGCGGATCGGATTCTATGGCTGGACGGTTTGCCGAACTTTCAGCGGCTTTTTCCGTTGCGCATTGGTCAAAGCGTGACCGAAATGTACCAGTCGGATCGTGAATTGGAAGTCGAAGCCATTGATCGGCTGCGCCGTGGAGTCGAATACATGGAATCGGCTCGCGACTATACGTCCCGGGAAATCTTCGTCACGATTCTGAAAGACGAAGAAGAGCATATCGAACATATTGACACGCAACTTGAATTGATCGAAAAGCTCGGCGAGGACATGTACATCCAAACTCTGTTGACCTCCCCGGACGAGCCACAGACCGGAGTTTAA
- a CDS encoding (2Fe-2S)-binding protein — protein sequence MGVSERTVRECAAEGAETVEDVGDACGAGTGCGNCHGRLRRMIENHFAESDRLSSSTVAPV from the coding sequence ATGGGAGTGTCAGAACGAACCGTGCGCGAGTGCGCCGCTGAAGGTGCCGAGACCGTGGAAGACGTCGGCGATGCCTGTGGGGCCGGAACCGGATGTGGAAACTGCCACGGTCGGCTGCGCCGAATGATTGAGAACCACTTCGCGGAGTCCGACCGGTTGAGTTCGAGTACCGTCGCCCCGGTGTGA
- a CDS encoding threonine aldolase family protein gives MHVDFRSDTVTRPSTAMRQAMAEAEVGDDVFGDDPTVNALEQYVADMFGFPSAVFAPSGTMANQIALQLNARPGEEILADVDAHVLNFEVGALAALGGVSSRTWMGAGGRIAADTVADMINPTGTFATPTALIAVENTHNLAGGAVQIQPELTRLGELAHDHGITLHCDGARIWNAMVATGLSAKEIAAPFDTLSVCLSKGLGAPVGSLLLCSSEQESQARRIRKRMGGGMRQVGILAAAGRFAVENNLADLEDDHARARYLADELSVYGLCEPAEVETNIVMIHHGEIKRIAAEAAEQGVRFAVMGERKGRIVTHRDIDDAEVEYALKTLSELVR, from the coding sequence ATGCACGTAGATTTCAGATCCGACACCGTCACCCGGCCCAGCACCGCCATGCGCCAAGCGATGGCCGAGGCTGAAGTCGGTGACGACGTGTTCGGAGACGATCCCACCGTCAATGCGCTCGAACAATACGTCGCCGATATGTTCGGTTTCCCCTCCGCCGTGTTCGCGCCGAGCGGGACCATGGCCAACCAGATCGCGCTGCAACTGAATGCACGTCCCGGCGAGGAGATTCTGGCCGATGTGGACGCCCACGTCCTCAATTTCGAGGTCGGCGCGCTTGCGGCCCTGGGCGGGGTCTCGAGCCGCACGTGGATGGGAGCGGGGGGTCGGATCGCCGCCGACACGGTGGCGGACATGATCAATCCGACCGGAACGTTCGCCACACCGACGGCGCTGATAGCGGTGGAGAACACTCACAATCTGGCCGGGGGAGCGGTGCAGATCCAACCGGAGCTCACCCGACTGGGCGAACTCGCCCACGATCATGGAATCACCCTGCACTGTGACGGTGCGCGAATATGGAATGCCATGGTCGCCACCGGACTGAGCGCGAAGGAGATCGCCGCCCCCTTTGACACGCTGTCGGTGTGTCTGTCGAAGGGCCTCGGTGCTCCGGTCGGCTCCCTTCTGCTGTGCTCGTCGGAGCAGGAGTCGCAGGCACGCCGAATCCGTAAGCGCATGGGTGGCGGAATGCGTCAGGTGGGCATCCTGGCGGCGGCAGGACGTTTCGCGGTGGAGAACAATCTCGCCGACCTCGAGGACGACCACGCGCGTGCCCGGTATCTGGCGGACGAATTGTCGGTGTACGGACTGTGTGAACCCGCGGAAGTGGAGACCAACATCGTCATGATCCACCATGGGGAGATAAAACGCATCGCGGCGGAGGCCGCCGAACAGGGAGTGCGCTTTGCGGTGATGGGGGAACGAAAAGGACGAATCGTGACGCACCGCGATATCGACGACGCCGAGGTGGAATACGCCCTCAAGACTCTCAGCGAACTGGTGCGGTGA
- a CDS encoding DUF6301 family protein yields MLGTHRISDYQLVDLLRRARQTNFGRWTKSDLYGALNNLGWKPRSTEVDIGMWRAETGYETGQAIIDSFPAGMMSSTGAEFYSIEVMVLRSAERGRQGEQHRTQVFKEVLGQVMRELGRPEVRGGDGGPWVRWYRDGLVFELHLKRFHGGVMLRLLSPTDFEHLNTFSIGRGDVSGWSAFSQAWSHPSEPAVDDFDEFTDRLAVLMTDMSVDANIFGTTGTVILRTNDWSARYVLATINGQLHVEASSAVASSWRNAYAQLPALGYRAPAGAMPNWSRTYGKADRTNASQAAHMMVDALRAFGIIDLFDIVYEGFTKEGERMYLPVLGIGNGFNAY; encoded by the coding sequence ATGCTCGGTACACATCGAATCAGCGATTACCAACTGGTCGATCTACTACGTCGGGCCAGACAGACGAATTTCGGGCGCTGGACGAAGTCCGATTTGTACGGTGCACTGAACAACCTAGGGTGGAAGCCGCGAAGCACCGAAGTCGATATTGGAATGTGGCGCGCCGAAACCGGCTATGAGACCGGGCAGGCCATTATCGATAGTTTTCCAGCGGGCATGATGTCGTCGACCGGGGCCGAGTTTTATTCCATTGAAGTCATGGTGCTGAGGTCGGCGGAACGCGGGCGGCAAGGTGAACAGCACCGCACCCAGGTCTTCAAAGAGGTGCTCGGACAAGTGATGCGGGAACTGGGGCGACCCGAGGTACGCGGCGGCGACGGTGGGCCGTGGGTGCGCTGGTACCGCGACGGACTGGTATTCGAACTGCACCTGAAACGATTCCACGGCGGCGTTATGTTGCGTCTCCTGTCTCCCACCGACTTTGAACACCTCAATACCTTCTCGATCGGACGTGGTGACGTGTCCGGGTGGTCGGCCTTCTCCCAAGCCTGGTCTCATCCGTCCGAACCCGCCGTGGACGACTTCGACGAGTTCACCGACCGACTTGCCGTCCTCATGACCGATATGTCGGTGGACGCCAACATATTCGGCACCACCGGAACGGTCATACTGCGAACCAACGACTGGTCCGCGCGTTACGTTCTCGCCACGATCAACGGGCAGCTGCATGTGGAAGCGTCATCGGCGGTCGCGAGCAGTTGGCGAAACGCCTACGCCCAACTACCCGCACTGGGCTACCGTGCTCCCGCCGGCGCGATGCCGAACTGGAGTCGCACGTACGGCAAAGCCGATCGAACCAATGCCTCCCAAGCCGCCCACATGATGGTCGACGCCCTCCGCGCCTTCGGCATCATCGACCTGTTTGACATCGTCTACGAAGGGTTCACCAAAGAGGGCGAACGCATGTACCTCCCTGTATTGGGTATCGGTAACGGGTTCAACGCCTACTGA
- a CDS encoding DUF3159 domain-containing protein: MTSQAKAVQQDTLISLLGGKDGAFDACAPLVIFIGTWFVSGESIAWATATALVGALTIAIRRLLQGAKPRAVIFGLLSIVIASLVVFYTNDPADILLPRILSNAASALVWAGFIVFRRPLLGLIVGGVLGQRTRWRHDPDLLRAYSCASWAWVAMYTARVLILTPFWSSSDDRFALLGGGVMQLVLSWPLLAACLLVSGWIITLVLPREHPGIRHPQAQNA, translated from the coding sequence GTGACGAGCCAAGCTAAAGCTGTGCAGCAAGACACGCTTATTAGCCTACTAGGTGGAAAAGATGGCGCGTTCGACGCCTGCGCACCTTTGGTCATTTTCATAGGAACGTGGTTTGTCTCCGGAGAGTCGATCGCCTGGGCCACCGCCACGGCTCTCGTGGGTGCTTTGACCATCGCCATCCGGCGTCTATTGCAGGGCGCCAAACCACGCGCGGTCATATTCGGTTTGCTCAGCATTGTCATCGCTTCTCTGGTCGTTTTCTACACCAACGATCCCGCCGACATTCTCCTGCCCCGCATACTCTCCAACGCCGCGAGCGCCTTGGTCTGGGCCGGGTTCATCGTCTTTCGACGTCCCTTGCTGGGGTTGATCGTAGGCGGGGTACTCGGTCAACGGACCCGTTGGCGTCACGACCCCGATTTGCTACGCGCCTATAGTTGCGCCTCTTGGGCATGGGTGGCGATGTACACCGCACGCGTGTTGATCTTGACCCCGTTCTGGTCGTCGAGTGACGACCGATTCGCCCTTCTCGGTGGCGGTGTGATGCAGCTCGTGTTGAGCTGGCCGCTTCTCGCCGCGTGCCTGCTCGTCTCCGGGTGGATCATCACACTGGTGCTTCCACGTGAACACCCGGGAATCCGGCATCCTCAGGCCCAGAACGCTTAG